A genomic segment from Dehalococcoidia bacterium encodes:
- the dnaN gene encoding DNA polymerase III subunit beta translates to MKVSVGRNDFLQAMQTVGRFASAKSPIPILGGVKITAGDGCLTIEATDLEKGATMRTAAEVIEPGGIVVPERVTTSLFNHLENGMVFLEKCGNTLRVKSGKSETVLSGYPSEEYPHLPEVKPEECAAVRVPPNVFKKAVRQTVFAASKDEKRPVFNSVFLKTSGANIEMAATDTHRMAWFKTSLESVNQETEAIIPSQVLNEISKIINAENNMEILLSDKNAYFKTGNISIVARLINGQYPDINTVIPKNRAAGFKVSAKEMLSALKRVFVLLDQDGAPVNMTAGPDGIVLHKESASCSAHEEVSAETLGDAGTVEIAFCCKYLIEAISVIHTDEIIIGVTGEMSPVIIEPAGEEGYLSLLMPVRLN, encoded by the coding sequence GTGAAAGTATCCGTAGGCAGAAATGATTTTCTACAGGCAATGCAAACAGTGGGGAGATTCGCATCGGCGAAAAGCCCGATACCGATCCTGGGCGGCGTAAAAATTACCGCCGGCGACGGGTGTTTAACAATCGAAGCGACGGACCTTGAAAAAGGCGCGACGATGCGAACAGCTGCGGAGGTAATCGAGCCGGGCGGGATAGTCGTCCCGGAACGCGTCACCACCAGCCTGTTCAACCATCTTGAAAACGGCATGGTATTTCTGGAAAAATGCGGTAACACGTTAAGAGTAAAAAGCGGCAAATCGGAAACCGTATTAAGCGGTTATCCGTCGGAAGAATATCCGCATCTGCCGGAGGTAAAGCCGGAAGAATGCGCCGCCGTCCGCGTCCCGCCGAACGTTTTCAAAAAAGCCGTAAGACAGACTGTCTTTGCAGCTTCTAAAGACGAAAAGAGGCCTGTATTCAACAGCGTCTTTCTAAAGACATCTGGAGCCAACATCGAAATGGCGGCGACGGACACTCACCGCATGGCCTGGTTTAAAACGTCTCTTGAGTCAGTCAACCAAGAAACGGAAGCGATTATACCATCTCAAGTCTTAAACGAAATATCAAAAATAATTAACGCTGAAAACAATATGGAGATTTTACTGTCCGATAAAAACGCTTACTTCAAGACAGGAAATATCAGTATAGTGGCGCGACTGATAAACGGCCAGTACCCGGACATCAATACCGTTATCCCGAAAAATCGCGCCGCCGGGTTCAAGGTATCGGCAAAAGAAATGCTGAGCGCCTTGAAGAGGGTGTTCGTGCTTTTAGACCAGGACGGTGCTCCGGTCAACATGACGGCCGGGCCGGACGGAATCGTTTTGCACAAAGAGAGCGCGTCGTGCAGCGCGCACGAAGAAGTGTCAGCGGAAACGCTTGGCGACGCCGGAACGGTGGAAATTGCCTTTTGCTGCAAATATCTTATCGAGGCGATATCGGTTATCCATACCGATGAAATCATAATCGGCGTGACCGGCGAAATGTCACCCGTAATAATCGAACCGGCCGGCGAAGAGGGTTATTTGTCTCTGCTTATGCCGGTAAGACTAAATTGA